A part of Cryptococcus neoformans var. grubii H99 chromosome 6, complete sequence genomic DNA contains:
- a CDS encoding 5'-3' exoribonuclease 1, with product MGIPKFFRWISERYPLTSQLITPNSIPTFDNLYLDMNGIIHNCSHPPSSENDPHFRITEEQMILAIFAYIDHLFTKIKPQKVFFMAIDGVAPRAKMNQQRSRRFRAGKDARDQREKAEKNGEKLPDEKAFDSNAITPGTPFMARLSQHLKYYVRKRISEDADWRNIRVILSGHDVPGEGEHKIQEFIRLNKAQPDYNPNTRHCLYGLDADLIMLGLLSHDPHFCLLREEVTFGRKSRQNTELANTNFFLLHLSLMREYLDLEFSSLQTQISFEYDLERIIDDFILMAIFVGNDFLPHLPDLHINEGALERIWGMYKDILPTIDGYINEHGTISLPRLQLLLDKLAEFEVKRFEDDLLDQVHFSGNHTRDTMMIEKARKKGRKVITKYQQKVLNQLRSFIEKQQNQPNPTHRLELINTQDKRDNAFVQELADELHLHTTWDEVDDYGQSLIVCTFNMEGVSQDGSADGNEEDGDWESDEMEDEGKLAVQRVFRNWSKAAVVDTYPEDVEKSMDEKLKEAMDDIKRQYYHDKLEINYSDPAQMQDLVHHYIEGLQWILNYYYKGVSSWGWFYKYHYSPRITDLKGVSDMKFEFDYGKPFTPFQQLMGVLPVDSMDHVPLAYRDLMYEETSPIIDFYPRNFELDMNGKKQDWEAVVKIPFIDQNRLLKAMAARDIRLTPEERERNKSGVLSTQFVYDPEIDENYPSSFPGVFPELTRSHCRASPFNLPVLGDDVQLIFGLVEGVQLGVSALAGFPSLDTLPHNGTLDYHGVNVFQSDSKNPSMVITIVGKDELPKTSEVARNVLGQRTFHSWPYLQEGIVAAVSDDMFKYTLQQVGKSLRVVHMPHHDAVKWRRQADHVERHYSRRYGVIIGGVEVLLHIRPLKGLKHLDNGALVKDYEAPEKEIVQAYQMAVSQVTFEDERFLERAPPDLKVDFPVGERVLFLGDMHYGLAAQVSAINEEAQTLSVILAYFGEETEETLRFMKAVAHRPTGKWWPSPILCRRLGISALALSRITSTLLVQLGDGSKTNIGLSLKFESRGLKVLGYSKRNDRGWEFSEKTAQVLEAYKKAFPEVFKHLENRGGDLVKSKELCPIAEDPDAVIKSMKKWLKDEGLNDLESVSLFADQLEAETCQIIEKLADEILSKKTFQSIKKKRLDNVPRQTLLKPSQAIYRLQGQVFEPGHRVVMVRDPAAGGVPTGMRGVVVGLGMKTVDIIWDNGFMGGSTLQGKCSPYRGSTVPFSSCLNLTRPQFTVSERAGPKPVPQNVFRPQLGPRPAVPMQHYQPSVPGRQQTATTTHHVLQKPKTVHSVQSTTTALRGMEVLAESARRIASKPNKHPSPHPPPPHRHQSHHRMAQPLPPPMMSGPMPPPGGYSFFPPTYAPVSMNAMPGPPPHGSTRGMAPPPGYYMDGRYAVAPPPPTNEIPHGGYAQYEKPVPTHDGEDKSGRDSGKGKGKSRKSNAKEE from the exons ATGG GTATTCCAAAG TTCTTCAGGTGGATCTCAGAGAGGTATCCTCTTACCTCTCAGTTGATCACACCCAACTCTATCCCCACGTTCGATAATCTCTA TCTGGATATG AACGGTATCATTCACAACTGTTCCCACCCGCCGTCGTCTGAGAACGACCCGCATTTTCGAATCACGGAAGAGCAGATGATTTTGGCCATTTTCGCCTATATCGACCATTTGTTCACCAAAATCAAACCTCAAAAAGTATTTTTCATGGCTATTGATGGTGTAGCTCCTCGGGCAAAGATGAACCAGCAGCGTAGCCGAAGGTTCAGGGCTGGTAAGGACGCTAGAGACcaaagggaaaaggcggagaagaatggagagaagcTGCCTGACGAAAAGGCATTTGACTCTAATGCCATTACGCCAG GTACACCTTTTATGGCGCGGCTGTCGCAACACCTCAAGTACTACGTGCGAAAAAGAATTTCTGAAGACGCCGATTGGCGCAACATCAGAGTTATTCTTAGCGGTCACGAT GTCCCCGGAGAGGGTGAACACAAGATCCAAGAATTCATCCGACTGAACAAGGCTCAGCCGGATTACAATCCTAACACCAGGCATTGCCTCTACGGTCTTGATGCCGATTTGATCATGTTGGGTCTATTGAGTCATGACCCCCACTTCTGTCTTTTGCGTGAGGAAGTGACGTTTGGGCGAAAGTCTAGACAGAACACTGA ACTCGCGAACACTAATTTTTTCTTACTCCATCTTTCCCTCATGCGAGAATATCTCGATCTTGAGttctcatctctccagACTCAGATCTCCTTCGAGTACGATCTTGAGCGTATTATTGATGATTTCATTCTAATGGCAATCTTTGTTGGGAATGATTTCTTGCCTCATTTGCCGGATTTACATATCAACGAAGGTGCTTTGGAAAGAATCTGGGGGATGTATAAAGACATTTTGCCCACAATTG ATGGATACATTAACGAACATGGCACGATTTCATTGCCAAGGCTCCAACTTTTGCTCGATAAATTGGCCGAATTTGAAGTCAAGAGGTTCGAAGATGACCTTCTGGACCAGGTTCACTTTTCCGGAAACCACACTCGAGACACTATGATGATTGAGAAGGCTAGAAAGAAGGGCCGCAAGG TCATCACGAAATATCAACAAAAAGTGCTGAACCAGCTGCGCAGCTTTATCGAGAAGCAGCAGAATCAGCCCAATCCCACTCATCGACTTGAGCTCATCAACACTCAGGACAAGCGAGATAACGCTTTCGTCCAAGAGCTTGCTGACGAGTTACACCTGCACACGACATGGGACGAAGTCGACGATTACGGCCAATCCTTGATCGTCTGCACTTTCAACATGGAAGGTGTGAGCCAAGATGGAAGTGCGGATGgcaatgaggaagatggagattgGGAAAGCGAtgaaatggaggatgaaggcaAGCTAGCAGTCCAAAGGGTTTTCCGTAACTGGAGCAAAGCTGCGGTCGTCGATACGTATCCGGAAGATGTTGAGAAGTCGATGGACGAGAAACTGAAGGAAGCTATGGATGATATCAAGAGGCAATATTATCAC GATAAACTCGAAATCAATTACAGCGATCCAGCCCAAATGCAGGATCTTGTACACCATTATATCGAAGGTCTCCAATGGATCCTCAACTATTACTACAAGGGTGTTTCAAGTTGGGGCTGGTTCTATAAATATCACTACTCCCCTCGTATCACTG ATTTGAAGGGAGTTTCCGATATGAAATTTGAATTTGATTATGGCAAACCCTTCACTCCTTTCCAACAACTTATGGGTGTTTTGCCTGTAGACAGTATGGATCATGTTCCATTGGCATACAGG GACCTCATGTATGAGGAAACCTCCCCGATCATCGACTTTTATCCCCGCAACTTTGAATTGGATATGAATGGCAAAAAGCAGGATTGGGAGGCTGTGGTAAAGATCCCATTTATCGATCAAAACAGGCTGTTGAAGGCCATGGCCG CTCGGGACATTCGCCTTACTCCCGAAGAGAGAGAGCGGAATAAGAGCGGTGTGCTCAGTACTCAATTTGTTTACGACCCTGAGATTGATGAAAATTACCCCTCATCTTTCCCCGGTGTTTTCCCTGAACTCACTCGAAGCCATTGCCGTGCTTCCCCATTTAATCTCCCAGTTCTTGGTGACGATGTCCAACTCATCTTTGGTCTAGTTGAAGGTGTTCAACTTGGTGTTTCCGCCCTCGCTGGTTTCCCATCTCTCGACACTCTTCCCCACAATGGTACCCTTGACTACCATGGTGTCAACGTCTTCCAGTCTGATAGCAAGAATCCTTCTATGGTGATCACCATCGTTGGCAAGGATGAACTTCCCAAGACTTCTGAGGTCGCTCGGAATGTTCTCGGCCAAAGGACCTTCCACTCCTGGCCTTATCTCCAGGAAGGTATCGTCGCCGCTGTTTCAGATGATATGTTCAAGTACACCTTGCAGCAAGTTGGCAAGTCTCTTCGAGTTGTACATATGCCCCATCACGATGCGGTCAAATGGAGGCGACAAGCAGACCATGTAGAGAGGCATTATTCAAGGAGGTATGGAGTGATTATTGGGGGTGTGGAAGTATTGTTGCATATCAGACCGCTGAAAG GCTTGAAACACCTCGATAACGGTGCGCTCGTCAAGGACTATGAAGCTCCAGAAAAGGAAATCGTTCAAGCGTACCAGATGGCTGTCTCACAGGTCACTTTCGAGGATGAACGTTTCCTG GAACGAGCCCCGCCTGACTTGAAGGTTGACTTCCCTGTTGGAGAAAGAGTTCTTTTCCTCGGTGATATGCATTACGGTCTCGCAGCGCAGGTCTCGGCGATTAATGAGGAAGCTCAGACGTTAAGCGTGATTCTGGCA TACTTTGGAGAGGAAACGGAGGAAACCCTCAGATTCATGAAGGCTGTCGCCCATCGACCTACGGGCAAGTGGTGGCCTTCACCAATCCTATGCCGTCGTCTTGGTATCTCCGCCCTTGCTCTTTCTCGCATTACGTCTACATTGCTCGTTCAACTCGGTGATGGCTCGAAGACCAACATTGGACTTTCTCTCAAGTTTGAGTCTCGTGGTCTCAAGGTTCTCGGCTACTCGAAGAGAAACGACCGAGGCTGGGAGTTCAGTGAGAAGACTGCCCAAGTGTTGGAGGCGTACAAAAAGGCTTTCCCTGAGGTGTTCAAACATCTGGAAAACAGGGGAGGAGACTTGGTCAAAAGCAAAGAACTTTGCCCCATTGCGGAGGACCCTGATGCTGTTATCAAGAGCATGAAGAAATGgttgaaggatgaaggatTGAACGACTTGGAGTCAGTGTCGTTGTTTGCCGACCAGCTTGAAGCG GAAACCTGCCAGATAATCGAAAAACTTGCCGACGAAATTTTGTCTAAGAAAACCTTCCAATCGATCAAGAAAAAACGTTTGGACAATGTTCCTCGCCAGACTCTTTTGAAGCCCTCGCAAGCCATTTATCGACTTCAGGGTCAAGTTTTCGAACCTGGCCATCGAGTCGTTATGGTGCGGGACCCCGCCGCAGGAGGCGTGCCAACAGGTATGAGGGGTGTTGTGGTCGGTCTTGGAATGAAGACCGTTGACATAATCTGGGACAATGGCTTCATGGGTGGCTCTACTCTCCAGGGAAAGTGTTCACCTTACCGCGGGTCGACTGTGCCATTCTCGTCCTGCCTCAACTTAACTCGTCCCCAATTCACTGTCTCCGAGAGAGCCGGGCCGAAGCCCGTTCCTCAAAATGTCTTCAGGCCTCAACTTGGACCCCGCCCTGCTGTGCCCATGCAGCATTACCAGCCCTCGGTGCCGGGCCGTCAACAAACTGCGACAACTACACATCACGTCCTGCAGAAACCCAAGACTGTTCACTCTGTTCAAAGCACGACTACAGCTTTACGAGGGATGGAGGTATTGGCGGAGTCTGCAAGGAGAATTGCTTCCAAACCTAACAAACATCCATCCCCACACCCGCCCCCACCGCACCGTCATCAATCGCATCATCGGATGGCtcagcctcttccacccCCTATGATGTCCGGCCCTATGCCTCCACCAGGAGGCtattctttcttccctccgACTTACGCACCCGTATCGATGAATGCCATGCCCGGTCCGCCTCCACACGGGAGCACTCGGGGAATGGCGCCGCCGCCGGGGTATTATATGGATGGAAGGTATGCTGTCGCACCACCTCCGCCAACCAATGAGATACCTCATGGAGGGTATGCACAGTATGAGAAGCCGGTGCCAACGCACGATGGGGAGGATAAAAGTGGAAGAGATagtgggaaggggaaggggaagagcagaaagAGTAACgcgaaggaagagtag
- a CDS encoding phosphate transporter, with the protein MKFGTLLELNSNIEWWDYYVDYDALKKLFPSTPLDPSYRATHQNDESSAILPLRRDSKKYASPENFTQALDKERSKVTEFYKSKFEELTGSFEQLEEEVARLEERDLVQDDTIKEVDEENEDAEGGQGERQDNPSIRETDNLLSPSSSPTRARSPISRPRPSFVGRLGNSFNFGRRKSAALPSPRDPDILEASIQPTYRPLRSPSATRTRMSDSMTSSYFEEPASGRVPKPRSGRRVSDLESSVDDIRTTPGGHDRRASVSSLSSHEGDFNWPRRLYHSLGLVQMDPATVPDWATTSVGDVEEGRNGFLHDPNAKQAIFVWTANNDYATVLRIGLKKRISKVWLDAYALKQYVELNMTAFEKILKKYDKNTDSKLKKQYISEVVLQSVPWTETSKKDLEELLARILFLYRRVVAGGDDDLAREQLRSQLREKVVVDRETVWSQMVSGRNRSEGIFRSVTPDQIASSEPNKNVLKTPFGSLRVPTWLTMKAAMVILATVSSLLIVQLQPLERVEESNCMAMLVFCIILWATEAIPLFVTSLAVPFLTVILRVLRSSDGEDGRLSAADATKYIFSQMFSPTIMLLIGGFTIAAVLSKTRLDVMTATRILNAAGSNPSVVLLVLMSVATFASMWISNVAAPTLCYALIKPITDELHPKSNFSKCLIIAIALAANIGGQASPISSPQNLISLGSMDPPLSWLQWFAISIPVSSLSVVLIWAFLHINYRWESDLEIPKMRKNTDPLTVTHYYVLAVSALTILLWCAEKSLEDWVGDMGVIAIVPLLAFFGTGILSKEDFHSFHWSIVFLAMGGIALGKATLSSGLLDMLNNLLERLVEGMGLYSILIVFSMLALVIATFISHTIAAVLLVPIATRIGDSLEEPHPRLLIMATALICSAGMGLPVSGFPNMTAITQENKLGQRFIGASDFLKNGILSSILAMFVIVTVGYAIMRGLGL; encoded by the exons ATGAAGTTCGG TACTCTCCTCGAGCTCAACAGCAACATTGAATGGTGGGACTATTATGTGGA CTATGACGCCCTCAAGAAGCTCTTCCCTTCAACTCCTCTTGACCCATCCTACCGAGCGACACATCAAAATGACGAGTCTTCtgccattcttcctttgcgTCGGGATTCAAAAAAGTATGCTTCCCCTGAAAACTTCACGCAAGCCCTCGATAAGGAACGAAGCAAGGTTACCGAGTTCTACAAGTCAAAGTTTGAAGAGCTCACAGGGTCCTTTGAAcagttggaagaagaagttgcaAGGCtagaagaaagagatcTGGTGCAGGATGACACTATCAAggaggttgatgaagaaaacgAGGATGCGGAAGGAGGACAGGGCGAGCGACAGGACAACCCAAGCATAAGAGAAACCGATAACTTGCTCAGCCCCAGCAGTTCCCCGACCAGGGCACGATCCCCCATTTCTCGACCAAGGCCATCCTTCGTTGGGCGTCTTGGGAACAGTTTCAACTTTGGAAGGCGAAAGAGTGCTGCATTGCCAAGCCCTCGCGACCCCGACATCCTCGAAGCTTCCATTCAACCCACTTATCGTCCTTTGCGAAGCCCGAGCGCTACACGCACTAGGATGTCGGACTCGATGACGAGCTCATACTTTGAAGAGCCGGCTTCTGGACGCGTTCCTAAACCCCGTTCTGGACGAAGGGTGTCCGATCTCGAGTCATCCGTTGATGACATCCGTACAACGCCTGGAGGGCACGACAGAAGGGCCTCCGTCTCCTCCTTATCATCTCATGAGGGCGACTTCAACTGGCCCCGTCGTCTCTATCACTCTCTTGGTCTTGTTCAGATGGACCCAGCCACTGTTCCTGATTGGGCAACTACCTCTGTAGGAGACGTCGAGGAAGGCAGAAACGGGTTTTTACATGACCCGAATGCTAAGCAAGCCATATTTGTCTGGACGGCTAATAATGATTATGCGACAGTCCTGAGGATTGGACTCAAGAAAAGGATAAGTAAGGTGTGGCTTGACGCGTATGCGTTGAAGCAATACGTCGAGTTGAATATGACTGCTTTTGAAaagattttgaagaagtACGATAAGAACACCGATTCCAAG CTCAAGAAGCAGTACATCTCTGAAGTGGTTTTACAATCCGTACCTTGGACAGAAACAAGCAAGAAAGACCTCGAAGAATTGCTAGCTCGTATTCTCTTTCTGTACCGACGTGTCGTTGCAGGTGGCGATGACGACCTCGCGAGAGAGCAGCTTCGATCTCAACTGCGAGAAAAAGTGGTTGTCGACCGCGAGACTGTTTGGTCACAGATGGTCTCTGGTAGAAATCGTTCCGAAGGGATCTTCAGAAGTGTCACCCCAGACCAGATTGCCTCATCTGAGCCAAATAAAAATGTACTCAAGACACCATTTGGGAGCCTCAGAGTGCCGACTTGGCTGACAATGAAGGCGGCCATGGTCATTCTAGCGACTGTCTCGTCACTCTTGATAGTACAATTACAGCCCCTCGAAAGAGTGGAAGAAAGCAATTGTATGGCTATGCTTGTATTCTGTATAATCCTTTGGGCAACCGAA GCCATCCCCTTGTTCGTCACATCTCTTGCTGTACCATTTTTGACTGTCATTCTCCGAGTCCTTCGTTCATCggatggagaagacggAAGGCTCAGCGCAGCAGATGCTACCAAAtacatcttctcccaaatGTTCTCACCTACCATTATGCTCCTTATTGGTGGTTTCACTATCGCCGCTGTGCTGTCAAAGACCCGACTTGACGTCATGACAGCTACACGTATTTTGAACGCTGCCGGGTCGAACCCAAGTGTCGTCTTGCTTGTATTGATGTCCGTGGCAACGTTTGCGAGTATGTGGATCAGTAATGTCGCGGCTCCCACTCTGTGTTATGCCCTAATCAAACCAATTACCGACGAATTGCACCCTAAGTCGAATTTCTCCAAGTGTTTGATC ATTGCCATCGCCCTTGCTGCCAACATTGGTGGTCAAGcttctcccatctcctcccctcagaatctcatctccctcgGCTCCATGGACCCACCTCTCTCATGGCTTCAATGGTTTGCAATCTCTATTCCCgtttcctccctctcaGTCGTTCTCATCTGGGCATTCCTGCACATCAACTATCGATGGGAGTCTGACCTTGAAATCCCCAAGATGCGCAAGAACACCGACCCACTCACTGTGACGCATTATTACGTGTTAGCTGTCAGTGCATTGACGATCTTGTTATGGTGCGCGGAGAAGAGTTTGGAAGATTGGGTAGGCGATATGGGTGTCATTGCGATTGTCCCCCTTTTGGCATTTTTCGGCACCGGGATCTTATCAAAG GAGGACTTCCATTCGTTCCACTGGTCCATCGTCTTCTTGGCCATGGGTGGTATTGCCCTGGGTAAAGCTACCCTTTCTTCCGGGCTGCTCGACATGCTCAATAATCTTCTCGAGCGTCTCGTTGAAGGCATGGGGCTTTACTCTATCCTCATCGTTTTTTCGATGTTGGCTTTGGTCATCGCTACATT CATCTCACACACTATTGCCGCCGTCCTGCTTGTACCCATCGCAACACGTATCGGAGACTCTTTGGAAGAACCCCACCCGAGGTTACTCATCATGGCCACTGCACTTATCTGCTCTGCTGGTATGGGCCTTCCCGTCTCTGGCTTCCCTAACATGACTGC CATCACGCAAGAAAACAAGCTTGGCCAGCGTTTCATTGGCGCTTCTGATTTCCTGAAGAATGGTATCTTGTCGTCGATTCTGGCAATGTTTGTCATCGTGACAGTAGGATATGCCATTATGCGTGGACTAGG TTTATAA
- a CDS encoding hemolysin, with product MPPLVRRSPTSSIPTLLSLTKLVQLVPRSAQQWSSFGASAPPIEPEDPPDSPKFWWKLGLSVVLVLAGGVFAGLTLALMGSDDLNLRVLSTSSCNPKERKAANKVLRLLARGRHWVLVVLLLGNVIVNESLPIFLDDVLGGGLSAVIVSTTMIVIFGEIIPQAICVRYGLSIGGVCAPVVWALMILFAPIAWPIAKLLDHILGKDEGHTYKKAELKSFLQFHREGEEPLRDDEIVILNSVLSLNDKHAKEIMTPIEDCLILPSNKILNHDTIDEILMSGFSRIPIHEPGQKDNFIGMLLVKKLISYNPDDEWPVSKFPLLPLPEAKPEINCFQALDYFQTGRAHLLLISDTPGQRGGALGIVSLEDLIEEIIGEEIVDETDRYQDNHSKKAVKRSGTAAVMRGIIERRRVLNAFSRAPSRSDPQTPVGLSGPDGKGANSTNGILVQVSEGSLIAETVDLSNDGVTAAADPSRRLVISAAEPMSPIQEISSSPDIMYEAIQNGNGENGIQEGNKDDKDDKRNALDREAKNGSNVEVEAYPDHESFETSCKALVNKYRLTKEGEVGPGRTNKGWEWKEHKFVPHQGYLYRRIVRYVPSTLVNYPLGQTELDQSANQTNDDEEDLEDAEDSALLPQQQDVSRSTRVKIEIEQYIVYSKTYRVPMYCFRAWDEAGAPLSISLLLKLNILRPSSPPQPLGFGDFGTALDTLMLPPENLPGEDTSPFPLVQSTEHPTTGELVFSVHPCRIGGAVEEILKTEGLGKGAQASLEWLEVWMAMTSRIADLTYA from the exons ATGCCCCCTCTCGTGCGTCGCTCCCCAACTAGCTCAATCCCCACCCTCCTTTCTCTCACGAAACTCGTACAACTTGTCCCACGATCAGCTCAACAATGGTCCTCCTTCGGCGCATCTGCCCCGCCAATTGAGCCAGAAGACCCTCCTGACAGTCCTAAGTTTTGGTGGAAGCTCGGCCTGAGTGTGGTTCTTGTGTTGGCCGGTGGAGTATTCGCCGG TTTGACTTTGGCTTTGATGGGTTCGGACGACTTGAATCTTCGGGTGCTCTCAACGTCTTCTTGCAATCCCAAAGAGCGCAAAGCGGCGAACAAGGTCTTGAGGCTTCTTGCCAGAGGTCGACATTGGGTATTGGTCGTGTTATTGTTGGGTAACGTC ATTGTTAATGAATCGCtacccatcttcctcgacGATGTTCTCGGTGGTGGACTATCTGCGGTCATCGTGTCAACGACAATGATTGTCATTTTTGGCGAGATTATTCCTCAAGCT ATTTGTGTTAGATATGGTCTCTCTATTGGCGGCGTCTGTGCACCCGTGGTGTGGGCGCTCATGATTCTCTTCGCGCCCATTGCATGGCCGATCGCTAAGCTCTTGGACCATATCTTAGGTAAAGATGAAGGTCATAC TTATAAGAAAGCAGAACTCAAGAGTTTCTTGCAGTTTCATCGCGAAGGCGAGGAGCCGCTGCGTGACGACGAA ATTGTTATCCTCAACAGTGTCCTTTCGTTGAATGATAAACATGCCAAGGAAATCATGACTCCTATTGAAGACTGCTtgatccttccttccaacaAAATTCTCAATCACGATACTATAGATGAAATCCTGATGTCTGGGTTCTCTCGAATCCCCATTCATGAGCCTGGTCAGAAAGACAACTTTATCGGAATGCTCTTGGTCAAAAAG CTCATATCTTACAATCCCGATGATGAATGGCCCGTGTCCAAGttcccccttcttccgctgCCAGAAGCCAAGCCCGAAATCAACTGTTTTCAGGCGCTGGATTACTTCCAAACTGGGCGAGCACATCTTTTACTCATCAGCGACACACCTGGTCAAAGGGGAGGTGCTTTGGGAATCGTTAGCT TGGAAGATTTGATCGAAGA GATTATCGGTGAAGAGATT GTGGACGAGACGGATAGATATCAGGACAATCACTCTAAGAAGGCGGTTAAGAGGTCTGGTACAGCTGCTGTCATGC GTGGCATTATCGAACGTCGCCGAGTTCTAAACGCATTCAGCCGAGCTCCGTCTCGATCCGATCCTCAGACACCTGTTGGCCTTAGTGGCCCCGATGGTAAAGGAGCCAACTCGACCAATGGAATCCTTGTCCAAGTATCTGAGGGATCCCTCATCGCTGAGACCGTTGATCTTTCCAACGACGGTGTGACTGCTGCGGCGGATCCCTCTAGACGATTGGTGATCAGTGCGGCTGAACCCATGAGCCCTATACAAGAGATCAGTTCTAGCCCGGATATCATGTATGAAGCTATACAGaatggaaatggagagaACGGTATTCAGGAGGGAAATAAAGATGATAAGGATGATAAGAGGA ACGCTTTAGATCGAGAAGCAAAAAATGGGTCAAACGTTGAAGTTGAAGCATACCCAGATCACGAGAGTTTTGAGACATCCTGTAAAGCATTGGTGAATAAGTATCGCCTgacgaaagaaggagaagttgGACCGGGGAGAACGAACAAAGGttgggaatggaaggaaCATAAG TTTGTACCCCACCAAGGATATCTCTACCGCCGGATCGTACGTTACGTACCCTCTACCCTTGTCAACTATCCTTTGGGCCAAACTGAGTTGGATCAATCGGCCAATCAAAccaatgatgatgaggaagatttAGAAGACGCAGAAGACAGCGCCCTTTTGCCTCAACAACAGGATGTATCGCGGTCAACCCGGGTTAAGATTGAGATCGAGCAGTATATCGTTTACTCTAAAACTTATAGAGTGCCCATGTACTGTTTCAGGGCTTGGGATGAAG CTGGAGCgcctctctccatctctcttcttctcaagtTGAACATCCttcgcccttcttcacctcccCAGCCCCTGGGTTTTGGCGACTTCGGAACTGCTTTGGACACCCTCATGCTCCCTCCTGAGAATTTGCCAGGAGAAGACACGTCACCTTTCCCCCTTGTACAGTCCACTGAACATCCAACGACTGGAGAGCTCGTCTTCAGTGTACATCCTTGTAGAATTGGCGGGGCTGTTGAAGAAATCTTAAAGACAGAAGGACTGGGTAAAGGGGCTCAAGCTAGTTTGGAATGGCTGGAAGTTTGGATGGCGATGACTAGCAGAATTGCCGACTTGACATATGCTTAA
- a CDS encoding serine/threonine-protein phosphatase PP2A catalytic subunit has product MAANDDVDAWIAQLMQCKPLSEPEVKKLCDKAREVLMEESNVQPVRCPVTVCGDIHGQFHDLSELFRIGGNSPDTNYLFMGDYVDRGYYSVETVTLLVALKLRYRDRVTILRGNHESRQITQVYGFYDECLRKYGNANVWKFFTDLFDYLPLTALIDNQIFCLHGGLSPSIDTLDHIRSIDRIQEVPHEGPMCDLLWSDPDDRCGWGISPRGAGYTFGQDISEAFNHNNGLTLVARAHQLVMEGFAWSQERNVVTIFSAPNYCYRCGNQAAILEVDDALKYTFLQFDPAPRAGEPLVTRRPPDYFL; this is encoded by the exons ATGGCGGCCAATGACGATGTGGATGCCTGGATCGCCCAACTGATGCAATGCAAGCCTCTGAGCGAGCCTGAAGTAAAGAAGCTATGTGATAAG GCACGAGAAGTTCTGATGGAAGAATCCAACGTTCAACCCGTGAGGTGCCCTGTCACGGTCTGTGGTGATATTCATGGTCAATTC CACGACCTTTCAGAACTCTTCCGTATCGGTGGCAATTCTCCCGACACAAACTACCTTTTCATGGGGGATTATGTTGACCGAGGATACTACTCTGTGGAGACCGTCACACTTTTGGTCGCGCTTAAATTGCGGTACCGAGACCGTGTGACTATTTTGCGTGGGAACCATGAGTCACGTCAAATCACCCAAGTCTACGGTTTCTACGACGAGTGTTTAAGAAAATATGGCAATGCCAATGTCTGGAAATTCTTCACCGATTTGTTTGACTACCTTCCCCTGACTGCGTTGATTGACAATCAA ATCTTCTGTCTTCACGGTGGTCTGTCACCGTCGATCGACACTCTTGACCACATTAGATCTATTGACCGTATTCAGGAGGTTCCTCATGAGGGCCCTATGTGTGATCTTCTTTGGTCAGACCCTGACGACAGGTGCGGTTGGGGTATCAGCCCTCGAGGAGCTGGCTATACTTTCGGCCAAGATATCTCTGAGGCTTTCA ACCACAACAACGGCCTTACATTGGTCGCGCGAGCGCATCAATTGGTCATGGAAGGCTTTGCCTGGTCACAAGAACGAAATGTCGTCACCATATTCTCAGCCCCCAACTATTGTTACCGATGCGGCAATCAGGCCGCTATCCTTGAAGTGGATGACGCGCTTAAATACACCTT CCTTCAATTCGACCCCGCGCCTCGGGCTGGTGAGCCTCTCGTGACCCGTAGACCCCCAGACTAC TTCCTGTAA